In a single window of the Osmerus eperlanus chromosome 2, fOsmEpe2.1, whole genome shotgun sequence genome:
- the prrg2 gene encoding transmembrane gamma-carboxyglutamic acid protein 2 isoform X1: MVALSEICLSMAVLLHVAWARVIYNNHNGVFLGDRSALSFLSRSLLYNSWDFELIVPDSLERECKEEICSYEEAREVFEDTTQTDLFWSAYVSSQDSTPKVDVSALVAGILATVVSAIIAIVLGIYCYKARRKNVRTAGSAPVRLALDGRPAPETVPLSGIIAGLPSYNEALNRSGQHDAPPPPYSGGVPSEPPEAANE, encoded by the exons ATGGTTGCATTGTCAGAGATATGTCTAAGCATGGCTGTGCTTCTCCATGTGGCTTGGGCCAGAGTcatctacaacaaccacaatggTG TGTTCTTAGGAGACAGGTCAGCATTGTCATTTCTGTCACGGTCACTGCTCTACAACAGCTGGGACTTTGAGCTGATTGTGCCAGACAGCCTGGAGAGGGAATGTAAGGAGGAGATATGCAGCTACGAGGAAGCCAGGGAGGTGTTTGAGGACACCACACAAACG GATTTATTCTGGAGTGCATATGTCAGCAGTCAAG ATTCTACACCAAAAGTGGATGTTTCAGCTCTGGTGGCAGGAATACTGGCCACTGTAGTGTCAGCTATTATTGCCATTGTTTTGGGCATCTACTGTTACAAAGCCAGGAGAAAGAATGTGCGGACGGCAGGCAG CGCTCCAGTGAGGTTGGCTTTAGATGGTCGTCCGGCCCCAGAGACAGTGCCGCTTTCAGGGATCATTGCAGGACTGCCATCCTACAATGAAGCTTTGAACCGCAGTGGGCAACATgatgccccccctccaccttatTCTGG GGGGGTGCCATCAGAACCTCCCGAGGCAGCTAATGAGTGA
- the prrg2 gene encoding transmembrane gamma-carboxyglutamic acid protein 2 isoform X2, whose amino-acid sequence MVALSEICLSMAVLLHVAWARVIYNNHNGGDRSALSFLSRSLLYNSWDFELIVPDSLERECKEEICSYEEAREVFEDTTQTDLFWSAYVSSQDSTPKVDVSALVAGILATVVSAIIAIVLGIYCYKARRKNVRTAGSAPVRLALDGRPAPETVPLSGIIAGLPSYNEALNRSGQHDAPPPPYSGGVPSEPPEAANE is encoded by the exons ATGGTTGCATTGTCAGAGATATGTCTAAGCATGGCTGTGCTTCTCCATGTGGCTTGGGCCAGAGTcatctacaacaaccacaatggTG GAGACAGGTCAGCATTGTCATTTCTGTCACGGTCACTGCTCTACAACAGCTGGGACTTTGAGCTGATTGTGCCAGACAGCCTGGAGAGGGAATGTAAGGAGGAGATATGCAGCTACGAGGAAGCCAGGGAGGTGTTTGAGGACACCACACAAACG GATTTATTCTGGAGTGCATATGTCAGCAGTCAAG ATTCTACACCAAAAGTGGATGTTTCAGCTCTGGTGGCAGGAATACTGGCCACTGTAGTGTCAGCTATTATTGCCATTGTTTTGGGCATCTACTGTTACAAAGCCAGGAGAAAGAATGTGCGGACGGCAGGCAG CGCTCCAGTGAGGTTGGCTTTAGATGGTCGTCCGGCCCCAGAGACAGTGCCGCTTTCAGGGATCATTGCAGGACTGCCATCCTACAATGAAGCTTTGAACCGCAGTGGGCAACATgatgccccccctccaccttatTCTGG GGGGGTGCCATCAGAACCTCCCGAGGCAGCTAATGAGTGA
- the rras gene encoding ras-related protein R-Ras: MSAEEERFKLVVVGGGGVGKSALTIQFIQSYFVSDYDPTIEDSYTKICTVDGKETRLDILDTAGQEEFGAMREQYMRSGEGFLLVFALNDSGSYNEIHKFHTQILRVKDRDDFPMVLVGNKADLDQQRVISREDAQGFARENRIHYMEASAKNRYNVDEAFLEVVRAIRKFQETESPPLPANHTGKQQNRGCPCTLL; encoded by the exons ATGTctgcagaagaggagagattcAAACTCGTTGTCGTGGGCGGAGGCGGTGTGGGCAAAAGCGCTTTAACCATACAATTTATTCAG TCATACTTTGTGTCGGACTATGACCCTACCATTGAAGACTCCTACACAAAAATCTGTACAGTGGATGGGAAGGAGACACGATTAGACA TCTTAGACACAGCTGGTCAGGAGGAGTTCGGAGCTATGCGGGAGCAGTACATGCGCTCAGGAGAGGGTTTCTTGCTGGTGTTTGCCCTAAATGACAGTGGCAG TTATAATGAGATCCATAAGTTCCACACCCAGATACTGCGTGTGAAGGACCGGGATGACTTCCCCATGGTCCTGGTCGGTAACAAGGCAGACCTGGACCAGCAGAGAGTG ATCTCGAGAGAAGACGCTCAGGGGTTTGCAAGAGAGAACCGGATCCACTATATGGAGGCCTCTGCCAAGAACCGCTACAATGTGGATGAGGCCTTCCTGGAGGTTGTGCGAGCTATAAG gaaatttcaggagactgagagccctcctctcccagccaaCCACACAGGAAAACAGCAGAACAGAGGCTGCCCCTGCACCCTACTTTAA